Below is a genomic region from Catenuloplanes atrovinosus.
CGGGTGGTCCGATTGGTGGTCCCCACCTCGCGCAGCCGCGCACCGGTGCTGACCAGCAGATCCGGCAGCCGGAACCCGTCGCCGATCTCGACCATCTCGCCGCGGCTGACCACGATCTCCCGCCCGGCGGCCAGCGCGGTCGCGGCCAGCACCAGCGCGGCGGCGCCGTTGTTGACCACGTGCACGCCACCGGCGCCCGGCACCGCCGCGGCGAGTGCCGCCATCGCGGTCCGCCCGCGCCGTGCCCGCCGGCCGTCCGCCAGGTCGAGCTCCACGTCCGTGTACCCGGCCGCGTCCACCACCGCGTCCACCGCGGCGGCCGACAGCGGCGCGCGCCCCAGGTTCGTGTGCACGATGACGCCGGTCGCGTTGATCACGGGCCGCATGCCGGCGTCCGGCAGCGCCGCCACCGCCGCCGCGACCACGTCCTCCGGCGCGATCTCCCCGCCGCGCGCCCGCTGCTGCGCCGCCACCACCGCGGCCTTCACCGGCCCCCGCCCCAGCCGCGCGGCGGCGCTCACCAGCCGCGGGTCCGCGAGCGCCAGATCGGTCCGCGGAATCCGCCGCCGGAAGTCGGTCACCCCCCGACCGTAGTCCAGCCCGACCCACCCCGCCGCACGACCACCGCGCCCGGCCGGCCGGTCCGGCGGGTGTGCGGAACCCACCGCGGAACCGGCAGGGAGGAGCGCCAGCGACGACCGGTGCCCGCGGGAGCATGCGGGAATCGGCCACGCCGGAAGCGGGAAACGAAAGGCTTGTCAGCTCTCGGCGGCGATGAGGGACTGGGCGACCTCGGAGGCGCGCTCGATCGGGATGGCGAAGCCGATGCCGATCGAGCCGCCGCCCTCCAGCGTGGCGATCGCCGTGTTCACGCCGATCACCTCGCCCGCGGAGTTGACCAGGGGCCCGCCGGAGTTGCCCGGGTTGATGGAGGCGTCGGTCTGGACCGCGGTCTGGCGGGTGGCGCCCTCGCCGCCGAGGCGGACGCGGCGGTCGACGGCGCTGACGATGCCGGAGGTGACGCTGCCGGTGAGGCCGAGCGGGGCGCCGACCGCGAGGACGGTCTCGCCGACCCGCAGCGTGCTGGACTTGCCGATCGGCAGTGGCTCCAGCGCCTCGGAGGGCGTGATGCGCAGGACCGCGATGTCGGTACGCGGGTCGGTGCCGATCACGTCCGCGTCGATGGACTCGCCGTCCTGGCCGCTGACGGTGACGCTGTTCGCCCCCTCGACCACGTGGTTGTTCGTGATGATGTGCTGCGCGTCGTCGATGACGAAACCGGAGCCGGAGGAGGCGCCGTCGTCCGTGCGGACCTCGATCGACACGACGCCGGTCAGCACCTGCTCGGCCGTGCTGGTCAGCTCGCCGTCCGCGCCGACCAGCTGGGTGCCGGCGGAGCTGCCGGTCTGGCTGACCACGCCGGCGCGGTTCGCGCCGTACCAGGCGCCCGCGGTCCCGGCACCGGCGGCGACCGCCACGATGAGCGTGCCGGCCAGCACGAACCGGGGCCCGCGCCGCGGCTCCCGGTCCGGACGATCCTGACGGCGGGTGGGGCGCGGCGGCTGCTCGTAGGCGGGGGTGCCGACGGACGCCCACGGGTCCGGGGGAGCCTCCCAGGAGGTGACCGGGGTGCTGTAGGACGCCGCGGGACCGGACGCGCCGGAGAACCCGGCGTACGGATCGGAGCCGTCGGGCTGGTACGCCGGATAGCCGCCGGTGCGGTACGCCGTGAACGACGAGCCGCCGGTCGGGACCGGCGGCTCGTACGCGTCCTGCTCGGGGGCCCGGCGGCGGCCCGCCCGCCCGGCCGGCTCGTGGTCGTAACCGCCGTAGGGGGCCGGACGTCGCCAGCTCTGCGAGTCCGTGTCGTCTCGCCCGAGCGTTGCCATCTGCGCCTCCACGGTTCGTCCCACCCCGTCGCGGGTAGATACGGAGAGGAACGCGAAACGGCTCACTGATCCGCGGAAAGAATCACTGGCCGACGATCAGCCGGCCGATCGTGGTGATGATGTCGGCGTAGAACGTGCCGTCCACGTCCCGGAAGACCGCGAACGGCTCGGACGGGCTGCCGAAGAACGGGCGCAGCGTCCACGCCAGCTGGGTGCCGACGAAGCCGAACAGCGCGATCCAGATGTAGAGCAGCGTCATGCTGGCCGGCCGCTGCCCGGCGGGAAGCTCGTGCACGGCGCGGGCCTGCGGGCGGGACGGCTCCCAGCCGCCCGGCAGCAGGCCGTCGCCGGCCGGGCCCGCGGACGCGCCGTTGGCCGCGCCGACCAGCGCCGGCTCCTTCGCCGGAACCTCGGCCGGCTCCCGCTTCTCCCGCTCGATCGCGGCGGCGACCAGCGCCAGCTTGACCTGGTGCTCGTTGAACGCGGCCATGCCCGCGGTCAGGAAGCGCAGCCCGACCACCGCGGTCAGCACCAGGATCGCCACGTTGAGCAGCTTGAAGAACGAGTAGCTGTTCGACGTGATCAGGAAGAACAGGCTGATCGGCGCGAAGGCCAGCGTGAGCACCGCGGTGACCGTGATCGGCACCATGATCAGCGTGACCGCCTGCATGACCGACAGCCGGGCGCCGAAGACCAGGTTGAAGAGGTACAGCGTGGGGAGGCAGATCGCGAGCGTGGCGAGGAACAGCAGCGGCAGCTTCACGAACGAGGAGATCGCCTGGACCCAGCTGTGCGAGGCGCCGAGCACGACGCCGTAGAGCGCGAAGCTGAGCGAGGAGCTGGCGAGCATCTGGAGGCTGATCGCGCCGAGGTCCCGCTCGTCGATGATCTGTCGCCACACGCCGTCCCGGTCGCGCAGCAGCCGCTCGATGATCAGCAGCCCGCCGGGGGAGTTGGTCACGGGAGCCTCCAAGGCCGGGGAGAGTTGGCTGAGGGTACATCGAAGAAGACGGGTTCCGGGAGCCGGAATGTTGCGTAGTCTGTGCGCGTGAACGACCCCCGGCTACGCGCATCGGACGCGGACCGGCAGCGCGTGGTCGCCGACCTCGAGCGGCACACCGCGGCCGGACGCCTGTCCCTGGACGAGTTCTCGACCCGGGTGGACGCGGTCCTCGCCGCCCGCACCCACGGTGACCTGGGCCAGGTGGTGGGCGATCTGCCGCCCGAGGCCCGGCCGAGCGCGGACGCCCGGCACCTGCTGGTGGCGTTCGCGGTCGCGGCCGTCGTCGTGGCGCTCCTCGCGGTGATCATTTCGGTATACCGTTGAGCCGGACCCACAGTGGAGGGACCATGACCGAGATCCTTACGCCCGAAGCCAGGGAGTTCGTCGCGGACCTGCACCGGCAGTTCGCGGCGCGGCGGGACGAACTGCTGGCGCTGCGCGCGCTGCGCCGGGCCGAGGTGGCGCGCACCGGCCGGCTGGACTTCCTGCCGGAGACCGTGGACGTGCGCGAGGGCGCGTGGACGGTGCCGGCCGCGCCGGCCGACCTGGTGGACCGCCGTGTGGAGATCACCGGGCCGACCGAGCGCAAGATGACGATCAACGCGCTGAACTCGGGCGCGAAGGTGTGGCTGGCCGACCTGGAGGACGCGAACACGCCGCACTGGGCGAACGTGATCGGCGGGCAGGTCAACCTGTACGAGGCGGTGCGCCGGACGATCTCGTTCGACTCGCCGGAGGGCAAGCATTACGAGCTG
It encodes:
- a CDS encoding DUF1707 SHOCT-like domain-containing protein, which gives rise to MNDPRLRASDADRQRVVADLERHTAAGRLSLDEFSTRVDAVLAARTHGDLGQVVGDLPPEARPSADARHLLVAFAVAAVVVALLAVIISVYR
- a CDS encoding S1C family serine protease yields the protein MATLGRDDTDSQSWRRPAPYGGYDHEPAGRAGRRRAPEQDAYEPPVPTGGSSFTAYRTGGYPAYQPDGSDPYAGFSGASGPAASYSTPVTSWEAPPDPWASVGTPAYEQPPRPTRRQDRPDREPRRGPRFVLAGTLIVAVAAGAGTAGAWYGANRAGVVSQTGSSAGTQLVGADGELTSTAEQVLTGVVSIEVRTDDGASSGSGFVIDDAQHIITNNHVVEGANSVTVSGQDGESIDADVIGTDPRTDIAVLRITPSEALEPLPIGKSSTLRVGETVLAVGAPLGLTGSVTSGIVSAVDRRVRLGGEGATRQTAVQTDASINPGNSGGPLVNSAGEVIGVNTAIATLEGGGSIGIGFAIPIERASEVAQSLIAAES